A single window of Luteipulveratus halotolerans DNA harbors:
- a CDS encoding WhiB family transcriptional regulator: MRNDNRCTTTRRATRLVHLINETLLAHDDGDTLPCRTHDPAIWFAESPVQVERAKTLCRVCPFQAQCLADAQERQEPWGVWGGEFLVDGEILVKKRARGRPRKKLDAA; encoded by the coding sequence ATGCGGAACGACAACCGCTGCACCACCACGAGACGGGCCACACGCCTCGTACACCTGATCAACGAGACGTTGCTGGCCCACGACGACGGCGACACGCTGCCGTGCCGGACGCACGACCCGGCGATCTGGTTCGCGGAGAGCCCGGTCCAGGTCGAGCGCGCCAAGACACTGTGCCGCGTCTGCCCGTTCCAGGCCCAGTGCCTCGCGGACGCGCAGGAACGTCAGGAGCCCTGGGGCGTCTGGGGAGGCGAGTTCCTCGTCGACGGGGAGATCCTCGTCAAGAAGCGCGCCCGCGGTCGACCGCGCAAGAAGCTGGACGCGGCGTAG
- a CDS encoding response regulator transcription factor, which yields MTPPERHDARTLGVALRAAVTDVAMSDGPPPPGLSLFAVGQGPITKRLVDIEAQTVRSVWSTNPTLSFDPENPAFELEDRSYARKVDLQRITTERALRFSPLLPSFTPQIRVGTAMLRLIISDERLALLEGPDTARGEPVAWAATSGTFLARALELWHVTWAESRPVLADSEEPPLNARQLSVARAMCLGRTDAAIARALDVSPRTVARDVAAVMALTGADSRAGAVLAMLGRGRQSRT from the coding sequence GTGACGCCACCTGAACGGCACGATGCCCGGACGCTCGGCGTGGCTCTGCGCGCGGCCGTCACCGACGTCGCGATGTCGGATGGACCGCCACCGCCCGGTCTGAGCCTGTTCGCCGTCGGGCAGGGGCCGATCACGAAGCGTCTCGTCGACATCGAGGCGCAGACCGTGCGCAGCGTCTGGAGCACCAACCCGACGCTCAGCTTCGACCCCGAGAACCCTGCCTTCGAGCTCGAGGACCGTTCGTACGCACGCAAGGTCGATCTGCAGAGGATCACGACCGAGCGAGCGCTGCGGTTCAGCCCTCTGCTGCCGTCGTTCACCCCGCAGATCCGGGTGGGCACCGCCATGCTGCGCCTCATCATCAGCGACGAACGGCTCGCCCTCCTGGAGGGACCCGACACCGCCCGTGGCGAACCCGTGGCCTGGGCGGCGACGTCGGGCACGTTCCTCGCGCGCGCTCTCGAGCTGTGGCACGTGACCTGGGCGGAGTCGCGACCCGTGCTCGCCGACAGCGAGGAGCCCCCGCTCAACGCTCGCCAGCTGTCGGTCGCACGCGCCATGTGCCTGGGTCGCACCGACGCCGCGATCGCTCGCGCGCTCGATGTCTCGCCCCGGACCGTGGCCCGTGACGTCGCGGCGGTCATGGCGCTCACGGGTGCCGACTCGCGCGCCGGTGCCGTGCTCGCGATGCTCGGACGCGGCCGCCAGAGCCGTACCTGA
- a CDS encoding 6-phosphofructokinase, with protein sequence MRIGILTSGGDCPGLNAVIRGAVVKGDRIHGQTFLGIKDGWRGLVEDDVIPLPRHDVRGLSRQGGTILGTSRTNPFDDGGIDQVRKVMAHHEMDAVIAIGGEGTLTAARRLADEGINIVGVPKTIDNDLSATDYTFGFDTAVEIATESIDRLRTTAESHHRCMVVEVMGRHVGWIALHAGLAGGAQAILIPEVPQSMGQIAEWVESARDRGRAPIVVVAEGFTLDGEEHPDAPRGLDAFGRPRLGGIGERLGPMVEDATGIETRVATLGHLQRGGVPSAYDRVLATRFGTGAIDAVVEQKWGTMVSLSGTEVVTVDLHDATTVLKTVPRSRYDEAAILFG encoded by the coding sequence GTGCGTATCGGAATCCTCACCAGCGGCGGCGACTGCCCCGGCCTCAACGCGGTCATCCGAGGCGCGGTCGTCAAGGGCGACCGCATCCACGGTCAGACCTTCCTCGGCATCAAGGACGGCTGGCGCGGCCTCGTCGAGGACGACGTCATCCCTCTGCCCCGCCACGACGTACGCGGCCTGTCCCGGCAGGGCGGCACGATCCTCGGCACGTCGCGCACCAACCCGTTCGACGACGGCGGCATCGACCAGGTCCGCAAGGTCATGGCCCATCACGAGATGGACGCCGTGATCGCGATCGGTGGCGAGGGCACTCTCACCGCAGCGCGCCGGCTGGCCGATGAGGGCATCAACATCGTCGGTGTGCCCAAGACGATCGACAACGACCTGTCGGCGACCGACTACACGTTCGGGTTCGACACGGCGGTCGAGATCGCGACCGAGTCGATCGACCGGCTGCGTACGACGGCCGAGTCGCACCACCGCTGCATGGTCGTCGAGGTCATGGGCCGCCACGTCGGGTGGATCGCGCTGCACGCCGGCCTCGCCGGGGGCGCCCAGGCGATCCTGATCCCCGAGGTGCCCCAGTCGATGGGGCAGATCGCCGAGTGGGTCGAGAGCGCCCGCGACCGCGGCCGTGCCCCGATCGTCGTGGTCGCCGAGGGGTTCACCCTCGACGGCGAGGAGCACCCCGACGCACCGCGCGGGCTCGACGCGTTCGGGCGCCCGCGCCTCGGCGGCATCGGCGAGCGCCTCGGCCCGATGGTCGAGGACGCCACCGGCATCGAGACCCGGGTCGCCACGCTCGGTCACCTGCAGCGCGGAGGCGTGCCGTCGGCGTACGACCGCGTGCTCGCCACCCGCTTCGGCACCGGCGCGATCGACGCCGTCGTCGAGCAGAAGTGGGGCACCATGGTGTCGCTGTCCGGCACCGAGGTCGTCACCGTCGACCTGCACGACGCGACGACCGTGCTCAAGACGGTGCCGCGGTCGAGGTACGACGAGGCCGCCATCCTCTTCGGCTGA
- a CDS encoding purine-cytosine permease family protein — MATPLSAEPAPPAATGAAASVEANGLNVIHESERHGTPRSLFWPWFAANISVLAIPYGAYVLGFGLSFGRALLAMVLGTVLSFLLCGFVSLAGKRGSAPTMVLSRASFGVNGNRVPAFLSWLLLVGWETVLVVLATLASATVFDRLGWGGGNETKVVALILVAGITVVAGVFGFQIIMKVQTWITMATAVLTVVYIALSWDEISWDAVTAHSSGGLPEVIGATVMLVTALGLGWTNAAADYSRYLPRSASSRGVVFWPTFGASLGPLVLIFFGILLTGSSEKMSTAVQSDPIGALTTILPTWFLVPFALVAILGLIGGTVLDIYSSGLSLLSMGLRVPRYVAALIDGVVMTLGAIAVVFFADDFIGPFQGFLITGGVPLAAWCGIFLADMVLRRRDYHDEDLYDARGRYGSVRWSALGLLALGTAVGWGLVVNTTGTGWLEWQGYLLDAFNLGGKEGTWAFAGLGVLVSLLIGFVGTWLLTRGEVARQEALDDVAHDEPVAAS; from the coding sequence ATGGCGACCCCTCTGTCAGCTGAGCCTGCGCCCCCGGCCGCCACCGGCGCCGCAGCATCGGTCGAGGCCAACGGCCTCAACGTCATCCACGAGTCGGAGCGGCACGGCACGCCGCGCTCGTTGTTCTGGCCGTGGTTCGCGGCCAACATCTCGGTGCTCGCAATCCCCTACGGCGCCTACGTGCTCGGCTTCGGCCTGTCGTTCGGGCGGGCGCTGCTCGCGATGGTGCTCGGCACGGTGCTGTCGTTCCTGCTGTGCGGGTTCGTCTCGCTCGCGGGCAAGCGCGGCTCCGCGCCGACGATGGTGCTGTCGCGAGCATCGTTCGGTGTCAACGGCAACCGCGTGCCGGCGTTCCTGTCGTGGCTGCTGCTCGTCGGCTGGGAGACCGTGCTCGTCGTGCTCGCCACGCTCGCGAGCGCCACCGTGTTCGACCGGCTCGGCTGGGGCGGCGGCAACGAGACCAAGGTCGTCGCGTTGATCCTGGTCGCCGGAATCACGGTGGTGGCAGGCGTTTTCGGCTTCCAGATCATCATGAAGGTGCAGACCTGGATCACGATGGCGACCGCCGTGCTGACCGTCGTCTACATCGCGTTGTCGTGGGACGAGATCAGCTGGGACGCGGTCACCGCGCACAGCAGCGGCGGGCTGCCCGAGGTCATCGGCGCCACCGTCATGCTCGTCACCGCGCTCGGCCTCGGCTGGACCAACGCCGCCGCCGACTACTCCCGCTACCTGCCCCGGTCGGCGTCCTCGCGCGGTGTCGTCTTCTGGCCGACGTTCGGCGCCTCGCTGGGCCCGCTCGTGCTGATCTTCTTCGGCATCCTGCTCACCGGGTCGAGCGAGAAGATGTCGACGGCGGTCCAGTCCGACCCGATCGGCGCGCTCACGACGATCCTGCCGACGTGGTTCCTGGTGCCGTTCGCGCTCGTCGCGATCCTCGGTCTCATCGGCGGCACCGTGCTCGACATCTACTCCTCCGGCCTGTCGTTGCTGAGCATGGGCCTGCGCGTGCCGCGCTACGTCGCCGCCCTCATCGACGGTGTCGTGATGACGCTCGGCGCGATCGCGGTCGTGTTCTTCGCCGACGACTTCATCGGCCCGTTTCAGGGCTTCCTCATCACCGGCGGCGTGCCGCTCGCGGCGTGGTGCGGCATCTTCCTCGCCGACATGGTGCTGCGCCGCCGCGACTACCACGACGAGGACCTGTACGACGCTCGCGGCCGCTACGGCTCGGTGCGCTGGTCGGCGCTGGGTCTGCTCGCCCTCGGCACCGCCGTCGGCTGGGGTCTGGTCGTCAACACCACCGGCACCGGCTGGCTGGAGTGGCAGGGCTACCTGCTCGACGCGTTCAACCTCGGCGGCAAGGAAGGCACCTGGGCGTTCGCCGGCCTCGGTGTGCTGGTGTCGCTGCTGATCGGCTTCGTCGGCACCTGGCTGCTGACCCGCGGTGAGGTCGCCCGCCAGGAGGCCCTCGACGACGTGGCGCACGACGAGCCGGTGGCGGCGTCGTGA
- a CDS encoding DHA2 family efflux MFS transporter permease subunit, with the protein MTIDARASARPPTQPTAYDDAATGRTRRGLALAVGGLCIVLDTTITVVAVPVLMRELDASLATMQWTTTAYILALVTTLPLAARLSTRYGPRRTYVAAMLVFALGSVLAGLASGPVTLIAARVVQGLGGGLVNPVAMMLLMRGVPAAQRGKVASLLGLPVLLGPLTGPVLSGWLIDTWSWRAIFFITVPPALLAAVLVRRLAPPDGAGTREPVDVRGLALLLPASVITVLGLGEAALPAALRLALIAAGLGLMLGFVRHARTTSAPLLRVALLWRRSMASSVVVLVLFGAAYFGSMLLLPTYVQVMRGDSALTAGSMSIPVALATGLMMQVATRLVDRVEPWRIVAAGLTVSLAGAVTLAVVLRPDTSYVVLMAASAVIGLGAGAVILPAMTAATRDLDGADLASGSSVMGLAQQLASAFGTAAVTALLAAAVAWRAPLLDDGLEGAARLSGPARADVAPDLVDAQRLTQLAVVLLIGTALVLALTLMPRASRPPKSQPQEDR; encoded by the coding sequence ATGACCATCGACGCACGAGCCTCCGCGCGCCCGCCCACGCAACCGACGGCGTACGACGACGCCGCCACCGGCCGAACCCGGCGCGGTCTCGCCCTCGCCGTCGGCGGTTTGTGCATCGTCCTCGACACGACGATCACGGTCGTCGCGGTGCCGGTGCTGATGCGCGAGCTCGACGCGTCGCTCGCGACGATGCAGTGGACGACGACGGCGTACATCCTGGCGCTCGTCACGACGCTCCCGCTGGCGGCACGGCTGAGCACGCGCTACGGCCCGCGCCGGACGTATGTCGCGGCGATGCTCGTCTTCGCGCTCGGCTCGGTGCTCGCCGGACTGGCCTCCGGGCCCGTCACCCTGATCGCCGCGCGCGTCGTCCAGGGCCTCGGCGGCGGCCTGGTCAACCCGGTCGCGATGATGCTGCTGATGCGCGGCGTGCCGGCCGCGCAGCGGGGCAAGGTCGCGAGCCTCCTTGGGCTACCCGTGCTCCTCGGACCGCTGACCGGCCCCGTGCTGTCCGGCTGGCTCATCGACACCTGGTCGTGGCGCGCGATCTTCTTCATCACCGTGCCGCCCGCCCTGCTGGCCGCCGTGCTCGTACGCCGGCTCGCGCCTCCCGACGGAGCCGGCACCCGCGAGCCGGTCGACGTCCGTGGTCTCGCGCTGCTCCTGCCCGCGTCGGTCATCACGGTGCTCGGCCTGGGCGAGGCCGCGTTGCCGGCAGCGCTCCGACTCGCGCTGATCGCCGCGGGGCTCGGGCTGATGCTCGGGTTCGTCCGCCACGCGCGCACGACGTCCGCACCGCTGCTGCGCGTCGCCCTGCTGTGGCGGCGCAGCATGGCCAGCAGCGTGGTCGTGCTCGTGCTCTTCGGGGCGGCGTACTTCGGGTCGATGCTGCTGCTGCCGACCTACGTCCAGGTGATGCGCGGCGACTCCGCGCTCACCGCGGGAAGCATGAGCATCCCGGTCGCGCTGGCGACCGGGCTGATGATGCAGGTGGCGACCAGACTGGTCGACCGGGTCGAGCCCTGGCGGATCGTCGCCGCCGGGCTCACCGTCTCGCTGGCCGGAGCCGTGACGCTCGCCGTCGTGCTGCGGCCCGACACGTCGTACGTCGTGCTGATGGCCGCCTCCGCCGTGATCGGGCTCGGCGCCGGTGCGGTCATCCTGCCCGCGATGACGGCCGCCACACGCGACCTCGACGGTGCCGACCTGGCGTCGGGCTCGTCGGTGATGGGCCTGGCCCAACAGCTGGCGTCGGCGTTCGGGACGGCGGCGGTCACCGCCCTGCTGGCCGCCGCTGTCGCCTGGCGGGCACCCCTGCTCGACGACGGACTCGAAGGCGCGGCGCGCCTGTCCGGACCGGCGCGTGCCGACGTCGCCCCTGACCTCGTCGACGCACAACGCCTCACCCAGCTCGCGGTCGTCCTGCTGATCGGCACCGCACTCGTCCTGGCGCTCACGCTCATGCCTCGGGCGTCCCGACCGCCGAAGTCCCAGCCGCAGGAGGACCGATGA
- a CDS encoding cysteine hydrolase family protein, which translates to MSAASDVLLVIDAQNVFADPESDWGSPMFADARPRIASRVAAYDDRVVFTRFIAPETPEGAWVKYYEDWPFALTSPDARQYRMIDEYADRPTVDETTFGKWGPQLERALGDARSVELVGVATDCCVISTALAMSDVGYALTVRAEACAGSTPDNHTKALDVMALYSPLITVER; encoded by the coding sequence GTGAGCGCCGCCTCCGACGTTCTGCTCGTCATCGACGCCCAGAACGTGTTCGCCGACCCCGAGAGCGACTGGGGCTCACCGATGTTCGCGGATGCGCGACCGCGGATCGCGAGCCGCGTGGCGGCGTACGACGACCGTGTCGTGTTCACCCGGTTCATCGCGCCCGAGACGCCCGAGGGCGCGTGGGTGAAGTACTACGAGGACTGGCCGTTCGCGCTCACCTCCCCCGACGCGAGGCAGTACCGCATGATCGACGAGTACGCCGACCGCCCGACCGTCGACGAGACGACGTTCGGCAAGTGGGGGCCGCAGCTGGAGCGGGCGCTCGGTGACGCGCGGTCGGTCGAGCTCGTCGGCGTCGCGACCGACTGCTGCGTCATCTCGACCGCCCTCGCGATGTCGGACGTGGGCTACGCGCTCACGGTCCGGGCCGAGGCATGCGCCGGCTCGACGCCCGACAACCACACCAAGGCCCTCGACGTGATGGCGCTCTACAGCCCCCTCATCACCGTCGAGCGCTGA
- a CDS encoding MerR family transcriptional regulator, with product MTTQMLERTLTVSDVARQAGVAVSAVRFYEKHGLLVSERTSGNQRRFDRTAPCRIRVARVAQRVGMTVNDIRDLLTVLPEDGSATDEHWRAMYDAILAEGERRVRVLRRAMADIVTQDRLCEVPVDDQVEPTPYRMGPARTT from the coding sequence ATGACCACCCAGATGCTCGAGCGCACCCTCACGGTCAGCGACGTCGCACGCCAGGCCGGCGTCGCGGTCTCGGCCGTGCGGTTCTACGAGAAGCACGGTCTGCTGGTGAGCGAACGGACGAGCGGCAACCAGCGCCGCTTCGACCGCACCGCACCCTGCCGCATTCGTGTCGCACGCGTCGCGCAGCGAGTAGGCATGACTGTCAACGACATTCGCGATCTGCTGACGGTGCTGCCCGAGGACGGGAGCGCGACGGACGAGCACTGGCGGGCGATGTACGACGCGATCCTGGCCGAGGGTGAGCGTCGGGTGCGCGTGCTGCGCCGGGCGATGGCCGACATCGTCACCCAGGACCGGCTGTGCGAGGTGCCGGTCGACGACCAGGTCGAGCCGACCCCGTACCGGATGGGCCCGGCGCGCACGACCTGA
- a CDS encoding VOC family protein has protein sequence MALVAYKDLCMDASDAHAQTRFWAPLLGWDPHPHDDGDGCLRAGEAVEVWVNQVPEPVTAKNRVHLDINAHSLDPIIAAGATVVDAESFSWTTMRDPDGQDFCVFIRPAAHPIGLYEIGWDVTGDADAAHELAAWWAAAFGVEAVRDDEGFSYIEGITGAPFESIDFAPVPEPKTTKNRIHLDVTTDDLDALIAAGAVLQRPKGDDGIGWNVMTDPAGNEFCAFTPV, from the coding sequence ATGGCTCTCGTGGCGTACAAGGACCTGTGCATGGATGCCTCCGACGCCCATGCGCAGACACGGTTCTGGGCTCCGCTGCTCGGGTGGGACCCGCACCCGCACGACGACGGTGACGGCTGCTTGCGTGCAGGTGAGGCCGTCGAGGTGTGGGTCAACCAGGTGCCCGAGCCGGTGACAGCCAAGAATCGCGTCCACCTCGACATCAACGCGCACTCGCTCGACCCGATCATCGCGGCCGGCGCGACCGTCGTCGACGCCGAGAGCTTCTCGTGGACCACGATGCGCGACCCCGACGGTCAGGACTTCTGCGTCTTCATCCGGCCGGCGGCACACCCGATCGGCCTGTACGAGATCGGCTGGGACGTCACCGGCGACGCCGACGCGGCGCACGAGCTCGCAGCCTGGTGGGCAGCTGCGTTCGGGGTCGAGGCGGTCCGGGACGACGAGGGTTTCTCCTACATCGAGGGCATCACGGGCGCACCGTTCGAGTCGATCGACTTCGCTCCGGTGCCCGAGCCCAAGACCACCAAGAACCGCATCCATCTCGACGTCACCACCGACGACCTCGACGCGCTCATCGCCGCGGGCGCCGTGCTGCAGCGGCCCAAGGGTGACGACGGCATCGGCTGGAACGTCATGACCGACCCAGCCGGCAACGAGTTCTGCGCGTTCACACCGGTCTGA
- a CDS encoding NADPH-dependent FMN reductase, giving the protein MDTSKMRIVLLVGSVRTSRMADPIVAWLRAQLAQHTWIDLDVIDLATVRLPEAELRPGSGDSPIADRMNAADGFVVLTPEYNHSFPAALKNAIDWHYTEWTRKPVTFVAYGAGSGGIRAIEQLRLIFPELSAVTTRNVVTLSAPWNHLGDNGFEPPEQVVGALEATVAELHWWATALRVARGRDAADLVPA; this is encoded by the coding sequence ATGGACACCTCGAAGATGCGCATCGTGCTGCTGGTCGGCAGTGTTCGGACCTCGCGGATGGCCGACCCGATCGTCGCCTGGCTGCGCGCACAGCTCGCTCAGCACACCTGGATCGACCTCGACGTGATCGATCTGGCGACCGTGCGACTGCCTGAGGCCGAGCTCCGTCCGGGCTCCGGCGACAGTCCGATCGCCGACCGGATGAACGCCGCCGACGGGTTCGTCGTCCTCACGCCCGAGTACAACCACAGCTTCCCGGCCGCTCTGAAGAACGCGATCGACTGGCACTACACGGAGTGGACTCGCAAGCCGGTGACGTTCGTGGCGTACGGCGCCGGGTCGGGCGGGATCCGCGCGATCGAGCAGCTGCGGCTGATCTTCCCCGAGCTGTCGGCCGTGACGACCCGCAACGTCGTCACGCTCAGCGCACCGTGGAATCACCTGGGGGACAACGGTTTCGAGCCTCCTGAGCAGGTCGTCGGTGCCCTTGAGGCAACGGTCGCCGAGCTGCACTGGTGGGCCACGGCCCTGCGGGTGGCCCGCGGGCGCGACGCTGCGGACCTGGTGCCGGCATGA
- a CDS encoding HNH endonuclease signature motif containing protein, with the protein MQPLVPQVEELSTVAGLRAAAAVVADAVDAELWRLSGAEVEELIGLAAATRSALDRLDAVAVREGLERGLHREQGFGAVDWVRSCQRRTGAPVGDVAHAARVVRVVQCASRVGGRAVWSAFRLGTLPLGKADQIGRFEREVTPVVAADTVLETVDHLVDAASDTADTTGLTERELRTAIRYAGELMKPERDLDREHEALARGRSLTSGPGPGGLCAYRLLLDPAGAAVVDAAVAGLSAPVTGPDREPDLRPAAQRRADALVEIVRRGVSSPGEQPTTAKAQVIVTMTLDQLLADLATHHGARARTDTPAPGAAAESGPAFGAGVEVAFDAAFGTSFGAGAPTTFGSAFGAGVGAALGAGAGVTATGQVLSGGEVRRMACDAGIVPMVLGSRGEVLDVGREQRLFTLGQRRALWRRDGGCTYPGCTIPPQWCDAHHVIWWSRGGTTDVSNAALLCGRHHTLVHRRDLTATVTATGVVWHTGLA; encoded by the coding sequence ATGCAGCCGCTCGTTCCACAGGTCGAGGAGCTCTCGACCGTCGCCGGGCTGCGCGCTGCCGCCGCCGTGGTCGCCGACGCGGTGGATGCCGAGCTGTGGCGGCTGTCGGGTGCCGAGGTCGAGGAGCTGATCGGTCTGGCGGCCGCGACGCGCAGCGCGCTCGACCGGCTCGACGCCGTTGCGGTGCGTGAGGGTCTGGAGCGCGGCCTGCACCGCGAGCAGGGCTTCGGCGCCGTCGACTGGGTGCGCTCGTGTCAGCGTCGGACCGGCGCACCCGTGGGCGATGTCGCGCACGCTGCCCGTGTGGTGCGCGTGGTGCAGTGCGCTTCCCGGGTCGGCGGTCGGGCCGTGTGGTCGGCGTTCCGGCTCGGCACGTTGCCACTCGGCAAGGCCGACCAGATCGGCCGGTTCGAGCGCGAGGTCACGCCGGTGGTGGCTGCCGACACGGTCCTCGAGACGGTCGACCATCTCGTCGACGCCGCCTCCGACACCGCAGACACCACCGGCCTCACCGAGCGCGAGCTGCGCACGGCGATCCGCTACGCCGGCGAGCTGATGAAGCCCGAGCGCGACCTCGACCGCGAGCACGAGGCCCTGGCGCGTGGCCGGTCGTTGACGTCGGGGCCCGGGCCGGGCGGGCTGTGCGCCTATCGCCTGCTCCTCGACCCTGCGGGTGCCGCCGTCGTCGACGCTGCCGTCGCCGGACTTTCTGCGCCGGTGACGGGCCCGGACCGTGAGCCCGACCTGCGGCCGGCAGCTCAGCGCCGCGCTGACGCGTTGGTCGAGATCGTGCGACGCGGTGTGTCCTCCCCGGGTGAGCAGCCGACCACCGCCAAGGCCCAGGTGATCGTCACCATGACGCTCGACCAGCTGCTCGCCGACCTGGCCACCCATCACGGAGCCCGGGCTCGCACCGACACGCCTGCACCCGGTGCTGCAGCGGAGTCCGGTCCTGCATTCGGCGCTGGGGTTGAAGTTGCATTCGACGCTGCGTTCGGGACGTCGTTCGGCGCGGGGGCTCCCACTACCTTCGGCTCTGCGTTCGGCGCGGGGGTGGGCGCTGCGCTCGGGGCCGGCGCAGGTGTCACCGCCACCGGCCAGGTGCTCTCGGGCGGCGAGGTACGCCGGATGGCCTGCGACGCCGGCATCGTGCCGATGGTCCTGGGCAGCAGAGGCGAGGTGCTCGACGTCGGCCGCGAGCAGCGGCTGTTCACGCTCGGCCAACGGCGTGCGCTGTGGCGCCGTGACGGAGGCTGCACCTACCCCGGGTGCACGATCCCACCGCAGTGGTGCGATGCCCACCACGTGATCTGGTGGTCACGCGGCGGCACGACCGACGTCTCCAACGCAGCACTGCTGTGCGGGCGCCACCACACCCTCGTGCACCGCCGCGACCTGACCGCGACGGTGACCGCCACCGGTGTCGTCTGGCACACCGGGCTCGCATGA
- a CDS encoding NAD(P)/FAD-dependent oxidoreductase — MTQRVPHVLVVGGGYVGLYTAYGLRRAARKGRVRVTVVDPRSAMTYQPFLSEAAAGSIEPRHVVVPLRTVLSGCDVITGRVTGLDHGRRTATITPTEGAAYDVGYDHVVLALGSVSRTLPIPGLAENAIGFHQVEEAIALGNQVIDRLDVAASQRDSTLRTAALTFVVVGAGYAGVEAFAELEDMARDATRHYPTIEPSDLRWVLVEASDRILPEVSDSLGRYALAQLERRALEVRLDTRLVSCVDGHVVLTDGTELDADTIVWTAGVRAHPDLVGTGLQLDTLGRVVCEPTLAVAGCRHAWAAGDNAAVPDLTGEDGALCSPSAQHAVRQAKVLARNILRAIDAEPLQSYRHRHVGSVASLGLHRGVAELYGVRVKGWPAWLLHRSYHMSRIPTFNRKLRVVLDWTMAMFFRREVSSLGSLQRPAEEFRRAASSTAPRAS; from the coding sequence ATGACACAGCGAGTTCCGCACGTCCTCGTCGTCGGAGGCGGTTACGTCGGGTTGTACACCGCGTACGGCCTGCGCCGCGCCGCCCGCAAGGGCCGGGTCCGCGTGACCGTGGTCGACCCCCGGTCGGCCATGACCTACCAGCCGTTCCTGTCCGAAGCGGCGGCCGGCTCGATCGAGCCCCGACACGTCGTCGTCCCCTTGCGCACGGTCCTGTCCGGCTGCGACGTGATCACCGGTCGCGTCACCGGGCTGGACCACGGCCGACGGACCGCGACGATCACGCCCACCGAGGGTGCGGCGTACGACGTCGGGTACGACCACGTCGTCCTCGCGCTCGGGTCGGTTTCACGCACGCTCCCGATCCCGGGGCTCGCCGAGAACGCCATCGGGTTCCACCAGGTCGAGGAGGCGATCGCGCTGGGCAACCAGGTGATCGACCGGCTGGATGTCGCTGCGTCGCAACGAGATTCAACCCTGCGGACGGCCGCACTGACGTTCGTGGTCGTGGGCGCCGGGTATGCGGGCGTCGAGGCGTTCGCCGAGCTGGAGGACATGGCCCGCGACGCGACCCGCCACTACCCCACGATCGAGCCGAGCGATCTGCGCTGGGTCCTCGTCGAGGCGTCCGACCGCATCCTGCCCGAGGTCAGCGACAGCCTCGGCCGGTACGCGCTCGCCCAGCTGGAGCGGCGCGCCCTCGAGGTGCGGCTCGACACCCGCCTCGTGTCGTGCGTCGACGGCCACGTCGTGCTGACCGACGGCACCGAGCTGGACGCCGACACGATCGTCTGGACGGCCGGCGTACGGGCTCACCCCGACCTCGTCGGCACCGGCCTGCAGCTGGACACGCTGGGCCGCGTCGTGTGCGAGCCGACCCTCGCGGTCGCCGGGTGCCGGCACGCCTGGGCTGCCGGCGACAACGCCGCCGTACCCGACCTGACCGGCGAGGACGGCGCGCTGTGCAGCCCGAGCGCCCAGCACGCCGTGCGGCAGGCGAAGGTCCTCGCGCGCAACATCCTGCGCGCGATCGACGCCGAGCCGCTGCAGTCGTACCGGCACCGGCACGTCGGCTCCGTCGCGAGCCTGGGCCTGCACCGCGGGGTCGCCGAGCTGTACGGCGTCCGCGTCAAGGGATGGCCGGCGTGGCTGCTGCACCGGAGCTATCACATGTCGCGGATCCCGACGTTCAACCGCAAGCTGCGCGTGGTCCTCGACTGGACCATGGCGATGTTCTTCCGCCGCGAGGTCTCGTCGCTGGGCAGCCTCCAGCGGCCGGCAGAGGAGTTCCGGCGAGCTGCATCGTCGACGGCGCCCCGCGCCTCGTGA